The candidate division KSB1 bacterium genome has a window encoding:
- a CDS encoding ferrous iron transport protein A: MKIEAKLNPLTDLKKSVIAEIKQIVEGHDLWPLLREIGLHPGDHVELVRQAPFGGPLHVRCNGQNIALSRNLAGKILVETINKRG, translated from the coding sequence ATGAAGATTGAAGCCAAGCTAAACCCGCTCACTGATCTGAAAAAATCAGTGATCGCTGAAATCAAACAAATTGTGGAAGGCCATGACCTTTGGCCGCTTCTGCGGGAAATCGGCCTGCATCCCGGCGATCATGTCGAGTTGGTGCGGCAAGCGCCGTTCGGCGGACCGCTTCACGTTCGCTGCAACGGCCAGAACATTGCACTGAGCCGAAATCTGGCCGGAAAAATTCTTGTCGAAACCATCAATAAACGCGGATAA
- a CDS encoding metal-dependent transcriptional regulator: MKAFTSAAHVWRNFEENALSHSSAHHLMAIHELLDRNGYARVTDVAKHLGITRGSVSVTLKTLKSKGYVIEDENKFLRLTGTGSELVEAVVANRQVLLKFLRDVLALNAEQAEIDACKVEHLFSPETGNRLLRFLDFLFSKDERAAAFLAAFKSTKEMSQHED, from the coding sequence ATGAAGGCATTCACCAGCGCGGCGCACGTTTGGAGAAACTTTGAAGAGAACGCCCTTTCGCACAGCTCGGCGCATCATCTGATGGCAATTCACGAGTTGCTGGATCGCAACGGTTACGCGCGCGTGACAGATGTGGCCAAGCATCTCGGCATCACCCGCGGCAGCGTTTCCGTCACGCTCAAAACTTTAAAGAGCAAGGGCTATGTCATCGAAGACGAGAACAAGTTTCTGCGCTTGACCGGCACCGGCAGCGAACTGGTTGAAGCCGTCGTCGCCAATCGGCAGGTTTTGCTCAAATTCCTTCGCGACGTTCTGGCGTTGAATGCCGAGCAAGCCGAAATCGATGCCTGCAAGGTCGAGCATCTTTTCAGCCCGGAAACCGGCAACCGGCTTTTGCGATTTCTCGATTTTTTATTTTCGAAAGACGAACGCGCCGCGGCTTTTCTGGCGGCATTCAAGTCAACGAAAGAAATGTCCCAACATGAAGATTGA
- a CDS encoding long-chain fatty acid--CoA ligase, whose translation MPHQSIYDLFNEIIKKNPDKVAYRHKSAGAWKDVTWREQAETCRKISKSLMALGVKKGDRVNILSQTRLEWVQCDFGIVNCGGVTVGIYPTNLPSDCAYIIDHCDAEIIFVENQDQLNKVLQTRKDTPKLRQIIIFDGDSTADDSLLGFADFLRRGENVTDADYEARGQALRPDDFASIVYTSGTTGVPKGAMLTHENLLFVSESAAQCLHLEAYFETLLFLPLAHVFARLIIYFCLNKGITVAFAESIEKVADNLKEIRPHFICSVPRIYEKIYTKITSSVQDAGGIKEKLFNWALGVGYQVSRLQQNKQPIPGGLKFKHNLANKLVLHKIQEAFGGRLVWAVSGAAPLNKRIAEFFHACGVLILEGIGMTENSSFTNVNRYDNNKFGTVGPVGPGIEMKLAPDGEVLYRSKGNMKGYFKNPEATAETIDRDGWLHTGDIGEIDADGFLKITDRKKELIITSGGKNIAPQRIERILRTSRFISQAMAYGDRRKFVTALVTLNREHVEPWAKERGIAFSRFEDLADHPEIKKLIDDEVKRKNEELASFESVKKVAIVPVDFSIAGGELTPTLKLKRKTVTDKYRHLIEEMYKGED comes from the coding sequence ATGCCGCACCAATCCATCTACGACCTGTTTAATGAAATCATCAAAAAAAACCCGGACAAAGTCGCCTATCGCCACAAATCCGCCGGCGCGTGGAAAGACGTGACCTGGCGCGAGCAGGCCGAGACGTGCAGGAAAATTTCCAAAAGCCTGATGGCGCTCGGCGTCAAAAAGGGCGACCGGGTCAATATTCTCAGCCAGACTCGCCTCGAATGGGTGCAATGCGATTTCGGCATCGTCAATTGCGGCGGCGTCACGGTCGGCATTTATCCCACCAATCTCCCGTCCGATTGTGCGTACATCATCGATCACTGTGACGCCGAAATCATCTTCGTCGAAAATCAGGATCAACTCAACAAAGTTTTGCAAACGCGAAAAGACACGCCGAAACTGCGGCAGATCATCATTTTTGATGGGGACAGCACGGCGGACGACAGCCTGCTCGGTTTTGCGGATTTTCTGCGCCGAGGCGAAAATGTGACGGACGCCGACTATGAAGCGCGCGGCCAGGCTCTGCGACCGGATGATTTCGCTTCGATTGTTTATACTTCCGGCACCACCGGTGTGCCGAAAGGCGCGATGTTGACCCACGAGAATTTGCTGTTCGTTTCGGAATCGGCGGCGCAATGCCTCCACCTCGAAGCGTATTTTGAAACGCTGCTCTTTCTTCCGCTCGCCCACGTGTTTGCCCGTTTAATCATCTATTTCTGCCTCAACAAAGGCATCACTGTGGCGTTTGCGGAGAGCATCGAAAAAGTCGCAGATAATCTCAAGGAAATTCGGCCACATTTCATTTGCAGCGTGCCGCGCATCTATGAGAAAATTTACACCAAAATCACCTCCAGCGTGCAAGACGCGGGAGGGATCAAGGAGAAACTGTTCAACTGGGCGCTCGGCGTGGGCTATCAAGTCAGCCGGCTGCAGCAGAATAAGCAGCCGATTCCTGGCGGATTGAAATTCAAGCACAATTTGGCCAACAAGCTCGTCCTGCACAAAATCCAGGAGGCCTTCGGCGGCCGGCTGGTGTGGGCAGTCTCCGGCGCGGCGCCGCTGAACAAACGCATCGCCGAATTTTTTCACGCCTGCGGGGTTCTCATTCTCGAAGGCATCGGCATGACGGAAAATTCCTCCTTCACCAACGTCAATCGCTACGACAATAACAAATTCGGCACGGTCGGCCCGGTTGGCCCCGGCATCGAAATGAAACTCGCGCCGGACGGCGAAGTGCTCTATCGCAGCAAAGGCAACATGAAAGGCTATTTCAAAAATCCCGAGGCCACGGCTGAAACGATTGACCGTGACGGCTGGCTCCATACCGGCGACATCGGTGAGATCGATGCCGACGGCTTCTTGAAAATCACCGACCGCAAAAAAGAATTGATCATCACCTCCGGCGGCAAGAATATCGCGCCGCAGCGCATCGAGCGCATTTTGCGGACTTCGCGTTTTATCAGCCAGGCGATGGCCTATGGCGACCGCCGAAAATTCGTCACCGCACTGGTGACGCTCAATCGCGAGCACGTTGAACCCTGGGCGAAGGAGCGCGGCATCGCTTTTAGCCGCTTCGAGGATTTGGCCGATCATCCGGAAATCAAGAAACTGATTGACGACGAGGTGAAGCGCAAAAACGAGGAGCTGGCGTCGTTTGAATCCGTGAAAAAAGTCGCCATTGTTCCCGTTGATTTCTCGATTGCCGGCGGCGAATTGACCCCGACGTTGAAATTAAAGCGCAAAACCGTGACGGATAAATATCGCCATCTGATCGAGGAAATGTATAAAGGCGAAGATTGA
- a CDS encoding DUF2442 domain-containing protein: MIPRVIAVRYLGEYKLEITFSDGERGISDWSKRLAKTKPGGVFEPLKNREYFAQVETWEGTIRWPNDADICPDVLYAEVTGKSPWKSEPDEQLEKFDEAFVDALA, from the coding sequence ATGATCCCCAGAGTTATTGCAGTTCGGTATCTTGGTGAATACAAGCTTGAAATAACTTTCTCAGACGGAGAAAGAGGCATCTCAGACTGGAGCAAAAGATTGGCAAAAACAAAACCCGGGGGAGTCTTTGAGCCATTAAAAAATCGGGAGTATTTTGCGCAAGTTGAAACGTGGGAAGGAACTATCCGCTGGCCGAATGATGCGGACATCTGTCCGGATGTGCTCTACGCAGAAGTAACCGGAAAATCCCCTTGGAAATCCGAGCCTGATGAGCAATTGGAAAAATTTGATGAGGCATTTGTCGATGCGCTTGCGTGA